In one Limosilactobacillus oris genomic region, the following are encoded:
- a CDS encoding GntR family transcriptional regulator — MATKYETVKEKIREVISSGQYQPGDQLPTESALMKEYQVSRYTIRRAMGELENEHYIYRIQGGGMFVEDWHNNHDQPVNQKVIGVVTTHLADYIFPSIISGIDRALSSQGYSILLGNTHNDHDQERLSLQRILDSNVDGLILEPTQSARPNPNRDLYQQIEKSRIPAMFIDAHYNDSSLPYIDLADRETEAQLVNGLFDKGHERILGIFKIDDMQGVGRLQGFMDAYTAHPDKTLLSDVIMYQSSDDVASIFAKLAQHLQGMERPTAIACYNDQLAIQVMDVVRSLGMKIPDDISIVGFDDYLLSASVLPGLTTVVHPKNKMGMDAGKMILRLIKGEQVDPIVYHPEIIERQSVKDLTK; from the coding sequence ATGGCAACTAAGTACGAAACAGTTAAGGAAAAAATTCGCGAGGTGATTAGCTCTGGACAATACCAGCCGGGGGACCAGTTGCCAACGGAATCGGCGCTGATGAAGGAGTACCAGGTCAGTCGTTACACGATTCGCCGGGCCATGGGAGAACTCGAGAACGAGCATTACATTTACCGGATCCAAGGTGGCGGAATGTTTGTCGAGGATTGGCACAACAACCATGACCAGCCGGTTAACCAGAAGGTCATCGGGGTGGTTACGACCCATCTGGCAGATTACATTTTCCCCAGCATCATTAGCGGGATTGACCGGGCCCTCTCTAGTCAGGGCTACTCGATTCTCTTGGGCAATACCCACAACGATCACGACCAGGAACGGCTCAGCTTGCAACGGATACTGGATAGCAATGTCGATGGCCTAATCTTGGAGCCGACCCAAAGTGCCCGGCCGAACCCCAACCGAGACCTCTACCAGCAAATCGAAAAGTCCCGGATCCCAGCAATGTTTATTGATGCCCACTACAACGACTCGTCCCTGCCGTACATTGACTTGGCAGACCGGGAAACGGAAGCGCAGCTGGTAAACGGCCTGTTTGACAAGGGCCACGAGCGGATTTTGGGGATCTTCAAGATTGACGATATGCAGGGGGTGGGGCGCCTGCAGGGCTTCATGGATGCCTACACCGCGCACCCGGATAAGACCCTGCTGAGTGATGTGATTATGTACCAGTCCAGCGATGATGTCGCCTCCATCTTTGCCAAGCTGGCCCAGCATCTGCAAGGGATGGAACGGCCAACGGCGATTGCCTGCTACAATGACCAGCTAGCGATTCAGGTGATGGACGTTGTCCGGTCGCTGGGAATGAAAATTCCCGATGATATTAGTATTGTCGGCTTTGACGATTACTTACTGAGCGCGTCTGTGCTGCCCGGCTTGACGACCGTCGTTCACCCGAAGAACAAGATGGGGATGGATGCCGGAAAGATGATTTTGCGTCTGATCAAGGGGGAGCAGGTTGACCCGATTGTTTACCATCCCGAGATTATTGAGCGGCAGTCTGTAAAAGACCTCACAAAGTAA
- a CDS encoding ArsR/SmtB family transcription factor gives METTISQDYLDVYKALASPVRLEIIQLLSKEQLSIEELAAHLGLSATITARHLKKLAKAEIIQFNQVGHKKVAKIKVDKINIAFPKTIYELFNVYKTEVPVGQFTNFSVKPSCGMAGRTDYIGKVDNPSYFMDPHRMEAGMVWFNDGYLEYQLPNHLKDSDHLQMIDIVAELGSEFPFSNNNWPSDITVSVNGTELGFWTSPGDFSDVRGKYTPAWVPNNVNQYGLQKTFRITDHGTYLDGQPWSPVSLADLSYDPDRFVLRFEVKKTATHKGGCTIYGQGFGNFRESLQMKLFYS, from the coding sequence GTGGAAACTACCATTTCACAGGACTATTTGGATGTGTATAAGGCACTTGCCAGCCCCGTGCGGTTAGAAATCATCCAATTATTGTCGAAGGAACAGCTCAGCATCGAGGAGCTGGCGGCGCACTTGGGGCTGAGTGCGACCATTACCGCCCGTCACCTGAAAAAACTGGCAAAGGCGGAAATTATTCAATTTAACCAGGTCGGGCATAAGAAGGTTGCCAAAATTAAGGTAGATAAAATTAACATTGCCTTTCCAAAGACCATTTATGAACTCTTCAATGTTTATAAAACCGAGGTCCCGGTCGGCCAGTTTACGAACTTCTCCGTCAAACCCTCCTGCGGGATGGCAGGCCGCACCGATTATATCGGCAAGGTCGACAACCCATCCTACTTCATGGATCCTCACCGGATGGAAGCGGGGATGGTCTGGTTCAACGACGGCTACCTTGAATACCAGCTGCCCAACCACCTCAAGGACAGTGACCACCTCCAGATGATTGATATCGTGGCGGAACTCGGGAGTGAGTTTCCCTTTTCTAATAATAATTGGCCGTCCGATATCACGGTTTCCGTGAACGGCACCGAGCTGGGCTTTTGGACTTCACCAGGGGATTTTTCGGATGTCCGGGGAAAGTACACGCCGGCCTGGGTGCCGAATAACGTCAACCAGTATGGCCTGCAAAAGACTTTCCGGATTACCGACCACGGTACTTACCTGGATGGGCAACCCTGGTCACCAGTCTCATTGGCGGACCTGAGTTACGATCCGGACCGCTTTGTCCTCCGTTTTGAAGTCAAGAAGACGGCCACCCATAAAGGGGGCTGTACCATTTACGGCCAGGGCTTTGGCAACTTCCGGGAGAGCCTGCAAATGAAATTATTTTACAGTTAA
- a CDS encoding xylulokinase, with protein MNNSAIKEKIESANTALGIELGSTRIKAVLVTDDYQVVASGDFVWENELHDNIWTYPLEKVWKGIQTSYANLAASVSEEYGLKLTKIGSIGISAMMHGYMPFDQDGNLLVPFRTWRNNITGEAAEKLTKLFNFNIPERWSVAHLYQAILNKEDHVKDIDFITTLDGYVSWKLSGNKNTGIGDASGMFPIDEAMKNYDGKMLEQFASLPEVAQYPWNIREILPDVLLAGQPAGKLTEAGAKLLDISGQLQAGSLIAPSEGDAGTGMVATNAVRKRTGNISAGTSAFSMVVLDQKLNKVHRDIDMVTTPDGAPVAMVHTNNCSSDINAWASVFNQFAKVLGVNLSPNQLYEKLFDASLRGDQDAGGLVNFSYLSGENITKVQDGRPMMVRKPDSHFTLANIFKVQLYSAFAPLKIGMDILLREEHIRTDVLIAQGGLFKTPVVAQQVLADALNTPITLMSNAGEGGPWGMAVLALYASDNKGKNLADYLDDEVFVDSESATLYPEPESVQGYEKFIDNYKAALPAEIKAGKDMKLN; from the coding sequence GTGAATAACAGTGCCATTAAAGAAAAAATTGAAAGCGCCAACACTGCTTTGGGAATCGAATTAGGTTCGACCCGGATCAAAGCGGTCTTGGTAACCGATGACTACCAAGTCGTTGCTTCTGGGGACTTCGTTTGGGAAAACGAGCTGCATGACAACATCTGGACCTACCCGTTGGAAAAGGTCTGGAAGGGAATCCAGACCAGCTATGCTAACTTGGCCGCCAGCGTGAGTGAGGAATACGGGCTCAAGCTGACGAAGATCGGTTCGATTGGAATCAGTGCCATGATGCACGGCTACATGCCGTTTGACCAGGACGGCAACCTGCTCGTGCCGTTCCGGACTTGGCGGAACAACATTACCGGCGAGGCAGCCGAAAAGCTGACGAAGCTGTTTAACTTCAATATTCCAGAACGGTGGAGTGTCGCCCACCTCTACCAGGCTATCCTGAACAAGGAAGACCATGTCAAGGACATTGACTTCATCACCACCCTGGACGGCTACGTTTCCTGGAAGCTCTCTGGCAACAAGAACACGGGAATCGGTGACGCTTCCGGAATGTTTCCAATTGATGAAGCGATGAAGAACTACGATGGCAAGATGTTGGAGCAGTTTGCCAGTCTGCCGGAGGTTGCCCAGTACCCGTGGAATATCAGGGAGATCTTGCCGGACGTCCTCTTAGCTGGTCAGCCAGCCGGGAAACTAACCGAAGCGGGGGCCAAACTCCTCGACATTAGTGGCCAGTTGCAAGCCGGTTCTTTGATTGCGCCGTCAGAAGGGGATGCCGGGACCGGGATGGTTGCTACTAACGCGGTCCGGAAGCGGACAGGAAACATTTCTGCCGGGACCTCCGCCTTTTCAATGGTGGTCCTCGACCAGAAACTGAATAAGGTTCACCGGGACATCGACATGGTAACGACACCGGACGGGGCACCAGTGGCAATGGTCCACACCAACAACTGTTCGTCCGACATCAATGCCTGGGCCAGTGTCTTCAACCAGTTTGCCAAGGTTCTGGGGGTCAACCTGTCACCGAACCAGCTTTACGAAAAGCTCTTTGATGCTTCCCTGCGGGGTGATCAGGACGCCGGGGGCTTGGTCAACTTTAGCTACCTGTCCGGTGAAAACATCACCAAGGTTCAGGACGGACGGCCGATGATGGTCCGTAAGCCGGACAGCCACTTTACCCTGGCAAACATCTTTAAGGTTCAGCTCTACTCTGCCTTTGCACCCCTTAAAATCGGGATGGACATCCTCCTCCGTGAAGAACATATCCGAACGGATGTTTTGATTGCGCAAGGGGGACTGTTCAAGACCCCGGTAGTTGCCCAACAGGTCTTGGCAGACGCCCTGAACACCCCAATTACTCTGATGAGCAATGCCGGTGAGGGTGGCCCATGGGGGATGGCTGTTTTAGCCCTCTACGCCAGTGATAACAAGGGTAAAAACCTGGCAGACTACCTGGATGACGAAGTATTTGTTGACAGCGAGAGCGCAACCCTGTACCCTGAACCTGAAAGTGTCCAGGGCTATGAAAAGTTTATCGACAACTATAAAGCAGCTTTGCCAGCAGAAATCAAAGCCGGTAAAGATATGAAGTTAAACTAA
- a CDS encoding 3-hydroxyacyl-CoA dehydrogenase, with amino-acid sequence MEIKNVVIAGAGVLGSQIAFQAARYGYQVKIWNRHTDRAERRLAAIKEPFMKEMDATEEDYQAAMDNIVSISNDLKATVADADLVIESVSESVEIKKAFYEELCPLLPEKTILTSNSSTFIPSELVGFTDRPDRFAHLHFANHIWKHNVAEIVGNPQTKPEVIDDLVVFARSIKMVPVVLKKEQHGYIMNALLVPLLNAAMALWANGVADPHTIDKDWMISNGSPLGPFMIQDIVGLRTTYAVVLNQYEQTHNELFKKIADKLKPMIDAGHTGVEAGQGFYHYPNPEYQDPDFFK; translated from the coding sequence ATGGAAATTAAGAATGTGGTAATTGCTGGTGCGGGAGTCTTAGGGAGCCAGATTGCCTTTCAGGCGGCTCGCTATGGCTACCAGGTTAAGATTTGGAACCGGCACACCGACCGGGCCGAGCGACGGTTGGCAGCGATTAAGGAGCCGTTCATGAAGGAGATGGATGCGACTGAAGAAGACTACCAAGCGGCGATGGACAACATCGTCAGCATTAGCAACGATCTGAAAGCAACAGTGGCGGATGCCGACCTGGTGATTGAATCCGTTTCTGAGTCAGTGGAAATCAAGAAGGCTTTCTATGAAGAACTATGCCCACTGTTGCCGGAAAAGACGATTTTGACCAGTAATTCCTCGACCTTTATCCCGAGTGAGCTGGTCGGTTTTACTGACCGGCCCGACCGTTTTGCCCACTTGCACTTTGCCAACCATATCTGGAAGCACAACGTGGCCGAAATCGTTGGCAACCCGCAAACGAAGCCGGAAGTGATTGATGACCTGGTAGTCTTTGCCCGGTCAATCAAGATGGTACCGGTAGTATTGAAGAAGGAACAGCACGGCTATATCATGAATGCACTCCTGGTTCCACTCCTGAATGCCGCCATGGCACTGTGGGCAAACGGGGTTGCTGACCCGCACACGATTGATAAGGATTGGATGATTTCCAACGGTTCGCCGCTGGGACCGTTTATGATTCAGGACATCGTGGGCTTGCGGACAACCTACGCGGTGGTGCTGAACCAGTATGAGCAGACCCATAATGAGCTCTTTAAGAAGATTGCTGACAAGCTAAAGCCGATGATTGACGCTGGTCATACCGGGGTTGAGGCCGGCCAGGGCTTCTATCACTACCCTAACCCTGAATACCAGGATCCAGACTTCTTTAAGTAG
- a CDS encoding glycoside hydrolase family 43 protein — MAEINYTAPLIIQRADPYIYRHTDGYYYFTASVPAYNRIEIRRARTIEGLAHAAPRTIWRKHDEGPMSQLIWAPELHYIDGKWFVYFAAAETTAFDENGMFQHRMFCIECDQDNPMVKEEDWIERGQVKTPMDSFSLDATTFELNGKLYYVWAQKDPDIKGNSNLYIAEMENPWTLKTKPVMLSKPEYDWETKVFWVNEGPAVLHRNGRLFLTYSASATDENYAMGMLTCDDDADVLDAANWSKSKTPVFQSDIDHDQFGPGHNSFTVAEDGKTDLMVYHCRNYTDIKGDPLYDPNRHTIVKPFTYDENGVPEFGKPVPYNYK, encoded by the coding sequence ATGGCAGAAATCAACTACACCGCCCCGCTGATCATCCAGCGGGCGGATCCATACATCTATCGGCACACCGATGGCTACTACTACTTTACCGCTTCGGTGCCAGCCTACAACCGGATTGAAATTCGGCGGGCACGGACAATCGAGGGCCTGGCCCATGCTGCTCCCCGGACAATCTGGCGCAAGCATGACGAGGGACCAATGAGCCAGCTCATCTGGGCACCGGAACTTCACTACATCGATGGCAAGTGGTTCGTCTACTTTGCCGCGGCTGAAACGACGGCCTTCGACGAAAACGGAATGTTCCAGCACCGGATGTTCTGCATTGAATGTGACCAGGACAACCCAATGGTGAAAGAAGAGGACTGGATCGAACGCGGCCAAGTCAAGACGCCGATGGATTCATTCTCCCTGGATGCCACGACCTTCGAACTGAACGGTAAGCTCTACTACGTTTGGGCTCAAAAAGATCCTGACATCAAAGGGAACTCCAACCTCTACATCGCGGAAATGGAAAATCCATGGACACTCAAGACTAAGCCGGTCATGCTGAGTAAGCCGGAATACGACTGGGAAACCAAGGTCTTCTGGGTTAACGAAGGTCCTGCAGTACTCCACCGCAACGGTCGCCTCTTCCTGACCTACTCCGCCAGCGCCACCGACGAAAACTACGCGATGGGAATGCTGACCTGTGACGATGACGCCGACGTGCTCGACGCCGCCAACTGGTCCAAGTCAAAGACGCCGGTTTTCCAAAGTGACATTGACCACGACCAATTTGGTCCCGGCCACAACTCATTCACGGTTGCTGAAGATGGCAAGACCGACCTGATGGTTTACCACTGCCGGAACTACACCGATATCAAGGGTGATCCCCTGTACGACCCGAACCGCCACACCATCGTCAAGCCTTTCACTTACGATGAAAACGGGGTTCCTGAATTTGGCAAGCCGGTTCCATACAACTACAAATAA
- a CDS encoding oligosaccharide MFS transporter, whose protein sequence is MDNAQNNAPQKHRSKDFWGFPLTALTYFFCWQIIFGYLTLWLKQVAHLNGVEAGVIFSMMSGLSLLFQPVFGVLSDKLLFKKNLVLTISCGLILVGPYFTFVFLPLMHATNRLFVSIITGLYLSFVLSGGVSTIEQYMQRASLANKFEYAHARMGGSLGGAIASFLGGKLFLWHPDAIFWGITVSAIILTCTFLFSDKIHMENASAAVSSDDKLDLSLLGSIFKLRNFWFLCFFYIGTSALYDVFDQQFIIFFKDFFHSAAAGTTAYSYMTTAQIALEFLLMFPMPYIINKIGARNGLIAYGTILAIRIIGSALSPNVYVIVVLRLLAGFEMPLILTSIMKYISGSFDLGLFATVYAITCNFAKQISVFIFSSLAGHWYDVLGFQHTYMILGIIVAVVTVICLFGLTKEDPVQAGEVKEAKN, encoded by the coding sequence TTGGATAACGCACAAAATAACGCTCCACAAAAGCACCGGAGCAAGGATTTCTGGGGCTTCCCACTAACCGCCCTCACCTACTTCTTCTGTTGGCAAATTATCTTCGGTTACCTGACCCTGTGGCTCAAGCAGGTTGCCCACCTGAATGGGGTCGAAGCCGGGGTTATCTTCTCCATGATGTCTGGTTTGTCACTCCTGTTCCAACCAGTCTTCGGGGTTCTCTCTGATAAGCTGCTCTTCAAGAAGAACCTGGTTTTGACCATTTCCTGTGGTTTAATCCTGGTAGGTCCATACTTTACCTTTGTTTTCCTGCCACTGATGCACGCAACTAACCGCCTCTTTGTTTCAATCATTACCGGGCTCTACCTCAGTTTTGTCCTGAGTGGTGGGGTCAGCACGATTGAACAATACATGCAACGTGCTAGTTTGGCCAACAAGTTCGAATATGCCCACGCACGGATGGGTGGTTCCCTTGGTGGGGCCATCGCTTCCTTCCTGGGTGGTAAGCTCTTCCTGTGGCACCCAGATGCAATTTTCTGGGGAATCACCGTTTCTGCAATTATCTTAACTTGCACCTTCTTATTCAGTGACAAGATCCATATGGAAAATGCTAGTGCCGCGGTAAGCAGCGACGACAAGCTTGACCTGTCCCTGCTCGGCTCCATCTTCAAGCTGCGTAACTTCTGGTTCCTGTGCTTCTTCTACATCGGGACCTCAGCCCTGTACGATGTCTTTGACCAACAATTCATCATCTTCTTCAAGGACTTCTTCCACTCTGCAGCAGCTGGTACTACTGCCTACTCTTACATGACCACCGCACAAATTGCTCTGGAATTCTTGCTGATGTTCCCAATGCCGTACATCATTAACAAGATTGGGGCCCGGAACGGTCTGATTGCTTACGGGACTATCCTGGCAATCCGGATTATCGGTTCTGCCCTGTCACCAAATGTTTACGTCATTGTCGTCCTGCGGTTGCTCGCCGGTTTCGAAATGCCACTGATCCTGACTTCCATCATGAAGTACATCTCCGGTAGTTTCGACCTTGGCTTGTTTGCGACGGTCTACGCCATCACTTGTAACTTTGCCAAGCAAATCTCCGTCTTCATCTTCTCGTCCTTAGCTGGTCACTGGTATGACGTTTTAGGTTTCCAGCACACCTACATGATTCTGGGAATCATCGTTGCCGTTGTCACCGTGATTTGCCTGTTCGGTCTAACTAAGGAAGACCCTGTTCAGGCCGGCGAAGTTAAGGAAGCCAAGAACTAA
- a CDS encoding sugar porter family MFS transporter → MRKVSNGFIYTFGALGGLLFGYDIASVSGAILFIQKQLSLNSWEQGMVVSSVLIGAILGALGTSKFLDKYGRRKLLIWAAIIFTIGALGSGFAPEYWTLLVTRVILGIGVGITSALIPAYLHELAPKRMHGAVATMFQLMVMIGILLAYILNYTFQGMYTGWRWMLGFAALPAIILFFGALLLPESPRFLVKIGKTDEARAVLMNTNKGDEQAVDTALEEIQVSANQKQGGWKELFGADVRPALVTGLGAAIFQQIIGSNSVIFYAPTIFTKVGWGVAAALLAHIGIGIVNVIVTVVAMLLMDHVDRKKMLTVGAAGMGLSLFVMAAILKMDSGSQAAAYVSAIALTVYIAFYACTWAPITWVYIGEVFPLNIRGLGTSLCSATNWLADMVVSLTFPTMLAAFDIANTFIIYGVICVICIIFTNKFFLETRGKSLEEIEASMRKMTAAKKKA, encoded by the coding sequence TTGAGGAAAGTTTCAAATGGATTTATCTATACTTTTGGGGCGTTAGGTGGTTTACTATTCGGTTACGACATTGCTTCCGTTTCTGGTGCCATTCTATTTATCCAAAAGCAGTTAAGTTTGAACTCTTGGGAACAAGGGATGGTTGTTTCGTCCGTTCTGATTGGTGCCATTCTTGGTGCGTTGGGAACGAGTAAGTTCCTAGATAAGTACGGGCGGCGGAAGCTATTGATCTGGGCCGCAATTATCTTTACGATTGGTGCCTTAGGTTCAGGATTTGCGCCAGAATACTGGACACTGTTGGTAACCCGGGTTATCTTGGGGATTGGTGTTGGGATCACCTCAGCGTTGATTCCTGCCTACCTGCACGAGCTGGCACCAAAACGGATGCACGGTGCGGTAGCGACGATGTTCCAACTGATGGTCATGATTGGGATCCTGTTGGCTTACATTTTGAACTACACCTTCCAAGGGATGTACACTGGTTGGCGTTGGATGTTGGGATTTGCTGCATTACCTGCTATTATTCTTTTCTTCGGTGCCCTTCTCCTGCCAGAAAGTCCCCGGTTCTTAGTTAAAATTGGTAAGACTGATGAAGCCCGGGCCGTTTTGATGAACACCAACAAGGGTGATGAACAAGCCGTTGACACTGCCTTGGAAGAAATTCAGGTTTCCGCCAACCAAAAGCAGGGTGGCTGGAAAGAACTGTTCGGTGCTGATGTTCGGCCAGCCCTGGTTACTGGGTTAGGGGCGGCCATTTTCCAACAGATTATCGGTTCTAACTCAGTTATCTTCTATGCACCAACCATCTTTACCAAAGTTGGTTGGGGTGTGGCCGCTGCCTTGCTGGCCCACATCGGTATCGGGATCGTTAACGTGATTGTGACGGTGGTTGCTATGCTGCTGATGGACCACGTTGACCGGAAGAAGATGCTGACCGTTGGTGCTGCCGGCATGGGTCTGTCACTGTTTGTCATGGCCGCAATCCTGAAGATGGATAGCGGTTCCCAAGCCGCTGCTTACGTCAGTGCGATTGCGCTGACCGTCTACATTGCCTTTTACGCATGTACCTGGGCACCAATTACTTGGGTTTACATTGGTGAAGTCTTCCCACTGAACATCCGTGGGCTGGGGACTTCCCTCTGTTCCGCTACGAACTGGCTGGCTGATATGGTTGTTTCCTTGACCTTCCCAACCATGCTAGCAGCGTTTGACATTGCGAATACCTTCATTATCTACGGTGTTATCTGTGTCATTTGTATCATCTTTACCAACAAGTTCTTCCTGGAAACCCGGGGGAAGTCGCTGGAAGAGATCGAAGCTTCAATGCGCAAGATGACTGCTGCTAAGAAGAAGGCATAA
- a CDS encoding L-ribulose-5-phosphate 4-epimerase: protein MLEELKQEVYEANMKLPKLGLVTFTWGNVSGIDREKGLFVIKPSGVPYEELKPSDMVVVNLDGEVVEGDLNPSSDTPTHTYLYNHFPKIGGIVHTHSPWAVSFAAAHMDIPAMNTTHADTFYTDVPAADALTKEEIEEDYEGNTGKVIVRSFKERGLDYEATPAALVMQHGPFAWGPTPDKAVYNAKVLEVVAEEDYHTLQLTRADNHLPQYLLDKHYYRKHGANAYYGQNNAHSKDHAKREN from the coding sequence ATGCTTGAAGAATTAAAACAAGAAGTTTACGAAGCCAACATGAAGCTGCCTAAGTTAGGTCTGGTCACTTTTACCTGGGGGAACGTTTCCGGAATCGACCGGGAGAAGGGCTTGTTTGTAATCAAGCCGTCCGGTGTTCCGTATGAAGAATTGAAGCCCTCAGACATGGTGGTAGTCAACTTGGACGGGGAAGTGGTCGAAGGGGACCTCAACCCATCCAGTGACACCCCAACGCACACTTACCTCTACAACCACTTCCCAAAGATCGGGGGGATTGTCCACACCCACTCCCCATGGGCAGTGTCCTTTGCGGCGGCTCACATGGATATTCCAGCGATGAACACGACCCACGCTGATACCTTCTACACGGATGTGCCGGCTGCCGACGCCCTGACCAAGGAAGAAATCGAAGAGGATTACGAGGGCAACACCGGGAAGGTAATCGTTCGCTCCTTCAAGGAACGGGGTCTCGATTACGAAGCGACGCCAGCTGCCCTAGTGATGCAGCACGGGCCATTTGCCTGGGGACCAACTCCAGACAAGGCGGTCTACAATGCCAAGGTGCTGGAAGTCGTTGCTGAAGAAGACTACCACACCCTGCAGCTGACCCGGGCGGACAACCACCTGCCACAATACCTGTTGGATAAGCACTACTACCGCAAGCACGGGGCAAATGCTTACTACGGCCAAAACAACGCCCACAGCAAGGACCATGCTAAGCGGGAAAATTAA
- the araA gene encoding L-arabinose isomerase encodes MLKTPDYEFWFAVGSQPLYGPEALEQVEKDGRKLVDGLNASGKLPYKVVFKLVATTADSITKFMKDANYNDKVAGVMTWMHTFSPAKNWIRGTQLLQKPLLHLATQMLDHIPFDTIDFDYMNLNQSAHGDREYDYINARLGVPEKIVYGWWNDPEVQEEIADWQKVAIAYDMSFKIKIARFGDTMRDVAVTEGDKVAAQIKLGWTVDYWPVAELVAAVNAVSEAEIDEQYKRLEENYDMVEGDNDHDKYVHSVRYQLREYLGIKHFLDEKGYDAFTTNFQDLEGLEQLPGLAVQLLMIDGYGFGAEGDFKSAGLSRLLKIAAENKETAFMEDYTLDLRSGHQAIMGSHMLEVDPTLASDKPRVEVHPLDIGDKADPARLVFTGSEGEGIDVTLSYFDDGYKFIAYDVDCAKPEKEMPNLPVAKQMWTPKCGLKKGATAWMHNGGGHHTVLSMNLTMDQMATLANLFGIELIDIK; translated from the coding sequence ATGTTAAAAACTCCAGATTACGAATTTTGGTTTGCTGTTGGTAGTCAACCCCTCTATGGTCCAGAAGCCTTAGAGCAGGTTGAAAAGGATGGCCGCAAGCTGGTTGACGGCTTAAACGCCAGCGGCAAGCTGCCATACAAGGTAGTCTTTAAGCTGGTTGCCACCACTGCTGATAGCATCACGAAGTTCATGAAGGATGCTAACTACAATGATAAGGTTGCCGGGGTAATGACCTGGATGCACACCTTCTCACCAGCTAAGAACTGGATTCGGGGAACCCAGTTGCTGCAAAAGCCATTGTTGCACCTGGCAACCCAAATGCTGGACCACATCCCATTTGACACCATTGACTTTGACTACATGAACCTGAACCAGAGTGCCCATGGCGACCGTGAATACGACTACATCAACGCCCGTCTTGGCGTTCCTGAAAAGATTGTTTACGGCTGGTGGAACGATCCCGAAGTTCAAGAAGAAATCGCTGACTGGCAAAAAGTTGCGATTGCCTACGACATGAGCTTCAAGATTAAGATTGCTCGTTTCGGCGACACCATGCGTGACGTTGCCGTTACGGAAGGTGACAAGGTCGCTGCCCAGATCAAGCTGGGCTGGACCGTTGACTACTGGCCAGTAGCTGAGCTGGTTGCCGCTGTTAACGCGGTTAGCGAAGCAGAAATTGACGAACAGTACAAGCGGCTGGAAGAAAACTACGACATGGTTGAAGGCGACAACGACCACGACAAGTACGTGCACTCCGTTCGTTACCAACTGCGTGAATACTTAGGAATTAAGCACTTCCTAGACGAAAAGGGCTACGATGCCTTTACCACCAACTTCCAAGACCTGGAAGGCTTGGAACAGTTACCAGGCTTAGCCGTTCAATTGCTGATGATTGATGGTTACGGCTTCGGTGCCGAAGGGGACTTCAAGTCCGCTGGTCTTTCCCGTCTGCTGAAGATTGCGGCTGAAAACAAGGAAACGGCCTTCATGGAAGACTACACCCTGGACCTGCGTTCTGGTCACCAGGCAATTATGGGCTCCCACATGCTGGAAGTTGACCCAACCCTTGCTTCTGACAAGCCACGGGTTGAAGTTCACCCACTGGACATCGGTGACAAGGCCGACCCAGCACGGTTGGTATTCACCGGTTCAGAAGGCGAAGGAATCGACGTTACCCTGTCATACTTCGATGATGGCTACAAGTTCATTGCTTACGACGTGGACTGTGCTAAGCCAGAAAAGGAAATGCCAAACCTGCCAGTTGCTAAGCAGATGTGGACGCCAAAGTGCGGCTTAAAGAAGGGCGCTACCGCCTGGATGCACAATGGTGGTGGTCACCACACTGTTCTTTCTATGAACCTGACGATGGATCAGATGGCAACTCTTGCCAACCTGTTCGGCATCGAATTGATCGACATCAAGTAA